The Plasmodium chabaudi chabaudi strain AS genome assembly, chromosome: 14 genome contains the following window.
gtaatcAATGTCTATTTCGTTtatatccattttatttaaaaaaaaataaattggaatattttcttttatataacgaaatatatttaatgttTGAATTTGTAAGCCTTCTTTTGCATCAATAACAATAACACATTTGTCCGATACACACaaagataaaaaagttTCATTACTAAAATCGATATGACCAGGAGTGTCTATTAAATTGACATTTACATTATTCCATTTAAAACACGAGTAAGCTgtttttattgttattcCTCTTTCTCTTTCCTGTTTAAGAAAATCCAATTGCGTGTTTtgatcatttatatttccttttaCTCGTATTTCGTtcgaattatataaaatatcttCTGAAATTGTTGTTTTTCCTGCATCAATATGTGCAAGAATTCCTAAATTTACTACATcatgacaaaaaaaacgcttattatattttaaataaaaattatgaactgttaataatttttttaacataatatgaacaaaaaaaagctaTTTTGTGTGCAATTTTTTCAGATAATCCACACATAAatagtataataaaaaatgtttttgtatatagagatatttattatgttatgttcatatttttttgctccctttttggaaataaaaaagactGAACAGCTAAAACACATGAACTGTTAATgcgaataaaaaatatgcattacAAAACTGGGactttttatcataatttttgttatttattttttttcacctTCGTCtttcttcgtttttttttaattgctTTCTTGTATGTTTCCTATTCCTTGTTTTGTGCATTTCCTATATTATAGAAGTTTATATAGAAATACAACTCGTCCATACTAACATGCATCCTTCAATTGCTGTTATTCAAACtgatttgtaaaaatagttaataatatttcccattatttctttttcttaaacatatatatacataattaactatatttatttacttcCAAATTATGTCATATATATCAACATGCCAGTATGCCGTCATTTGAATGTATGTGCaggtaaatatataaattcgcaaagtatattaaaatatcagCATTCTTAAagttataaattatgtaaaaatttaattgaaaaagttctataattttttctcatCTTATATAAAGGTTAAAGGTGCATTTCCTTGCGTTCAGCaggaacaaaaaaaagtatatatatataatatatatgcgtaTAATTTAGCAAGCTAAAAAATTGGTCAGctgtaatatattttgtgttatattttatttattccattttgtattatcttattttttatgttcatACTTTGATTATTCGAATAATATTCCTATTTTACAAGGAATAGGATTATagtaaattttcatttttgaaGAGGAAAATTGCCTATCACATACCCCAATATTTATACGCAAATCCATATGtagctattttttgtaaatggCACAATGAAACATACTATAAAGGacttttcttatttttttactaaaaattaatatatcctacattattaataaaaaaataaataaaataagattaatgataataataaatgtatggagatatttaaaaaagtacaatcaaacaaataaaaaagaaacataCAACGGTTAATATagtaaacaatttttttaaatgtcatataatttatgtattaaaaCCCTCAGTGGATATATTGatgatatacaaaatatgcTAGCTTTATGTACCTTCCTATAATTCGAATTTGGTGGCTCAAAAAACTAATAATCGACAAAATAACAATTCTAATGCTAACATTAATTAAACGATGAATAGCAATCAAATGAatccaaataataataaaaatatggggGCCCAAAATTTTAATCAAAGTTTTGCAAGCAATACAGTAAATAGTAAACAACCAAATAATGCATCGTATCAGTaccaaaatataaattatgcaaaaacaaataatccCACAATGATGaactataataataaccccaattttgtaaatccaaattattgtaattataataacattGTCCCACCACCAAGTAATTCCCCACCAAATAACATGCCCATAAACAAtaagcatatttattacattcCTCCAAGTCCTTCTAATATTCCTAGCCCTCCTAACATCCCCAATGCCCCCAGTCCCCCAAGTATACCCGGCTCACCAAATATGGACTATggtaataatacaaatttaaaaaatccgATATCTGAAGGAATgaatattgaaaatgataatatgtTAGGACAAGAGTATGGTAAAACTAGCCATTATATGGGCAATAATAGTAACATGTTTGGAAGTCAtgctaataataaatttccTGAACACGTACCACCACCCAGTGTACCCCCTCCAAATATGGGAGACATCTACCAATATACTGGTACAAGCAATGTACATAATATGCACGTACCTAATGGTCCGAATAATCCAAATGCCAGTAATATAAGCGGAACATTCAGCatgcaaaaaaatgcaCCTATGATGGGGTATCATGGAGAATATCCTAATAATAGAATTAACATAAATCCTGATCAAACTATGATAccaaataattcaaataattttataagaGATATGAAAACCTATgattattcatttaatgataatatagcTCCACCTCCACTTCCAACCCCAATGCCCccagataataaaaatttagaaaGTGGGAATAGTAGTAGAAATTCATCAAATActaacttaaaaaaaaatgaatataaaaataatagttgtaatataaatgtagaTGGAAGAGAAAGATTAcaaaatgattataatcaacattttataaatacagGAGAAAGACCTCAAAACTTTATTAGAGATagtgatgaaaataaacgatttattaaatatcctaaattaaaacaattattagaattaaaaaatgcaataataaaaaaaagatcaACACCAGCtagatatataaaatgtgatTTACgaaattttgatttatcTAGTTTAGATATGAAATTTGATGTTATATTAATTGATCCCCCTTGGAAAGAATATTACGATCGAAAAATGCAAAATCtagatttattaaatagtatacatatagataactatgatataaatgatgatatatataatgataaagataaatattGGTCTTTAGAAGATTTATCagatttaaaaatagaCCAAATAGCAGAGGTTCcatcttttctttttatttggtGTGGTGTAACACATCTAGAAGATGCTAGggttttattaaataaatgggGCTATCGTAGATGTGAAGATATATGCTGGTTAAAAACAAacattaatgaaaaaaataaaaaaataaaatatttaaatgaaataaataatgaaaactCCTATTTACAAAGAACAACAGAACATTGTTTAATGGGAATTAAAGGTGCCGTTAGACGATCTTATGATATACATCTAATACATGCCAATTTAGATACAGATGTTATTATTGCAGAAGAAAcggaagaaaatatatataataataataaacctGAAGAgctttataaaattattgaaaaattttgtttagGTCGAAGGAAAATTGAACTTTTTGGtacaaatacaaatataagaaATGGATGGTTAACAttaggaaaaaatatgaatgctacattatatgaacaagaagaatataaaagttGGTTTGAAGGGGATATTGCTTGGCCAGAAGCCACTTCATATATAGGAGGAAAATATATGGGAACAACTCCAGAAATTGAAAATCTACGTCCAAAATCTCCTCCGAGAAATGCAAACCCTTAACATGTTGGAAACGATGATAAGTTTCttttaacatatattttttttttcattttattaattttttgtatctattttattaaaaatgaatatccTAAAAACAGTGgactttttgtttttattgtttatgtaatttttttgtagaaccacacataatatatacacattgTATGGCTAGCTAGtttaatatatcttatATCCATCTTATCAATccgataaaataatattttatattttttttttaattatatataatttacaaattgttcatattataatacCATATATACACACTTGTGaatcataaaattatttccacAT
Protein-coding sequences here:
- a CDS encoding mRNA methyltransferase, putative, which gives rise to MNSNQMNPNNNKNMGAQNFNQSFASNTVNSKQPNNASYQYQNINYAKTNNPTMMNYNNNPNFVNPNYCNYNNIVPPPSNSPPNNMPINNKHIYYIPPSPSNIPSPPNIPNAPSPPSIPGSPNMDYGNNTNLKNPISEGMNIENDNMLGQEYGKTSHYMGNNSNMFGSHANNKFPEHVPPPSVPPPNMGDIYQYTGTSNVHNMHVPNGPNNPNASNISGTFSMQKNAPMMGYHGEYPNNRININPDQTMIPNNSNNFIRDMKTYDYSFNDNIAPPPLPTPMPPDNKNLESGNSSRNSSNTNLKKNEYKNNSCNINVDGRERLQNDYNQHFINTGERPQNFIRDSDENKRFIKYPKLKQLLELKNAIIKKRSTPARYIKCDLRNFDLSSLDMKFDVILIDPPWKEYYDRKMQNLDLLNSIHIDNYDINDDIYNDKDKYWSLEDLSDLKIDQIAEVPSFLFIWCGVTHLEDARVLLNKWGYRRCEDICWLKTNINEKNKKIKYLNEINNENSYLQRTTEHCLMGIKGAVRRSYDIHLIHANLDTDVIIAEETEENIYNNNKPEELYKIIEKFCLGRRKIELFGTNTNIRNGWLTLGKNMNATLYEQEEYKSWFEGDIAWPEATSYIGGKYMGTTPEIENLRPKSPPRNANP